Genomic segment of Melanotaenia boesemani isolate fMelBoe1 chromosome 10, fMelBoe1.pri, whole genome shotgun sequence:
CTAAGTGGAGAAATCAGACGGTGAACTGGGATCGACAGAACACCAATTCTAATGAATAATAATATAGTATGTCAGAGTGGTGTGCCTTAAAAATGGCTGTCCCATCCACTGAAGCAGCTTAAGAGTGACACTgggtttaataaaatattaatgttaacTGTTAGATTACATGATGTTTTATTACAGATGgctataataaataatataacagTGAAACTACTGACTGACCTGTAGTAGAGTCCACTCTCATTCTGCAGGCTTTCATCCACAGCACAGTAGATGGTGGTCTGTGCCCCCGCTGTTGGAGACTTGATGAGGAAAACGATTGGTGTGTACATAACTCTCTTCCACAGGGGAATAGCTGGCCAGAAGTGTCGGGCAAGCTCAGTCCGGATTATTCCAGGGTGGAGGCTGTATGTAGTAACTCCAGTTCCTTCAAAATGATAAGATATAAAACAGAATGGAGTCGCTTTGTTCAACTTGACAATACTAATCTGAAAATCAATACTGCAGAGATTCTTCTTAAAAGGGGGATAAAGTGGGATACAACACCTTGCAGCCTATTGGCCAGCTCCCTTGTAAAGAGGACATTGGCTAGTTTGCTTTGACCGTAGCTTTTCCAGGGGTGGTAATCGTTCTCCTGATTAATATCATCATAATAGATCTGACCTGGAAGACAAACACATCGCCAGTGAAATAATTTTCCTGAGTTTAAAAGAAGCTTCAAACTCTTATAAATGAGAAacagaaaaggaggaaaagcTGCACCTCTTTCATGTGCTAAACTGGAGACATTGACAATCCGGCTCGGTGCTGACTTCTCCAACAGATCCAACAGACAGTTTGTTAAAAGGAAGTGGCCCAGGTGGTTTACACCAAACTGCATCTCAAAGCCGTCCTCAGTTTTCCACTGTGGGCAGCTCATTATACCTAACAGTAAGAATAGCATTAGTTTGCCACCATCAAGCTGTTTGTCCAGACACAGAGCATTTTCTCACAGCAGCTAGAATACAATACATCACACCATTAAGAGTTGAATTTGATCTCTCCATCTACCTGCATTATTGATGAGAACATCCAGCCGCTCTTCACTTGCTAGGACATCTTTGGCAAGTTGGCGCACCGACTCCAGAGAAGCCAGGTCCAACTTTTTGACAATT
This window contains:
- the LOC121647949 gene encoding retinol dehydrogenase 13-like, whose protein sequence is MQTLTVTRSFFSQYPKTIAVVTLTGMGLFGLKTWFAGGVCRSKARLDGKTVLITGANTGIGKETAVDLAKRGARVILACRDMDRANEAAKDVRKRSGNYNVIVKKLDLASLESVRQLAKDVLASEERLDVLINNAGIMSCPQWKTEDGFEMQFGVNHLGHFLLTNCLLDLLEKSAPSRIVNVSSLAHERGQIYYDDINQENDYHPWKSYGQSKLANVLFTRELANRLQGTGVTTYSLHPGIIRTELARHFWPAIPLWKRVMYTPIVFLIKSPTAGAQTTIYCAVDESLQNESGLYYSDCARKAVAPQAQDDEDAKKLWDLSASMVGLTQ